A portion of the Streptomyces coeruleoprunus genome contains these proteins:
- a CDS encoding DUF461 domain-containing protein codes for MSRSLRRGALAATALVISIASLTACGAGNDAQTLGVKPDNAAVSVGTIKVQNAVVITQPEAGAKGPAAVSATIFNDGSKDETLEAIELPGAKVTVKLKPATGSGPVTVPAGGSVVIGGKGNASAEIENGHEAAKNGDTQEVVFRLSETGDVKLQALVVRATSYYKDFGPTAAPSQPAGTPTASPTGSPTGSPAATPTGTATAPAAGSEASATPSGPASASHADH; via the coding sequence GTGAGCCGCAGCCTTCGACGCGGCGCCCTCGCCGCCACCGCCCTCGTGATCTCGATCGCCTCGCTCACCGCCTGCGGGGCGGGCAACGACGCGCAGACCCTCGGCGTCAAGCCGGACAACGCCGCCGTCTCCGTCGGCACCATCAAGGTCCAGAACGCCGTGGTGATCACCCAGCCCGAGGCCGGTGCCAAGGGTCCCGCCGCCGTCTCCGCGACGATCTTCAACGACGGCTCCAAGGACGAGACGCTCGAAGCGATCGAGCTCCCGGGTGCCAAGGTGACGGTCAAGCTGAAGCCGGCCACCGGCTCCGGCCCGGTCACCGTCCCCGCGGGCGGCTCGGTCGTCATCGGCGGCAAGGGCAACGCCTCCGCCGAGATCGAGAACGGCCACGAGGCCGCCAAGAACGGCGACACGCAGGAGGTCGTCTTCCGGCTCAGCGAGACGGGCGACGTGAAGCTCCAGGCGCTCGTGGTGCGGGCGACCAGCTACTACAAGGACTTCGGCCCCACGGCCGCGCCGTCGCAGCCCGCGGGCACGCCCACCGCCTCCCCGACGGGCTCTCCGACCGGCTCCCCCGCCGCCACGCCGACCGGCACCGCCACCGCCCCGGCGGCCGGCTCCGAGGCGTCGGCCACCCCGTCCGGGCCGGCCTCGGCGTCGCACGCCGACCACTGA
- a CDS encoding MFS transporter codes for MSGLPGGFWWLWLSTLVNRTGAFVLTFLSLFLTRELGFSAWYAGLVIALHGLGGIAGSPLGGMLSDRWGRRPTMVTGHLGAAACAAALAFVTSEIAVATVVLLMGVAMQAVRPAIGATIADQVPEHDRRRAYALNYWALNLGFAIAAIGGGAALFLGYRTLFLAEAAATTLCALIVFLRLPETRPEAGGGSVDKHGEPVAEAKVSTLDVLRDGPFLTLVLLNLLVSAVFTTPWVGLPLTMDAAGLEPDAYGLVIAVNGVVIVGFQLLVNKITDKRSPVVLLTVSALLFAVGTGATALAGTPLMFAATVIVWTIGEMVHVPTNAAATARLAPAHARGRYQGVMGMSWSISGFVAPITAGWVVGGPGPDALWIGCAVLGAVAAIGYAVLLRRALTEGDAARAQGAAGAASKGSAGAGGPVREAKEASGVTA; via the coding sequence GTGTCGGGGCTCCCCGGCGGCTTCTGGTGGCTGTGGCTCTCGACGCTCGTCAACCGGACGGGCGCGTTCGTCCTGACGTTCCTGTCCCTCTTCCTCACCCGTGAGCTGGGCTTCTCCGCCTGGTACGCCGGTCTCGTCATCGCCCTGCACGGCCTCGGCGGCATCGCCGGCTCCCCGCTGGGCGGCATGCTCAGCGACCGGTGGGGCCGCAGGCCGACGATGGTCACCGGGCACCTGGGGGCGGCCGCCTGCGCCGCCGCGCTGGCGTTCGTGACCAGCGAGATCGCCGTCGCCACCGTGGTCCTCCTGATGGGTGTGGCCATGCAGGCGGTCCGCCCGGCCATCGGCGCGACCATCGCCGACCAGGTGCCGGAGCACGACCGCAGGCGGGCGTACGCGCTGAACTACTGGGCGCTCAACCTCGGCTTCGCCATCGCCGCGATCGGCGGCGGCGCGGCGCTCTTCCTCGGCTACCGGACGCTGTTCCTCGCCGAGGCGGCGGCGACCACCCTGTGCGCGCTGATCGTCTTCCTGCGGCTGCCCGAGACCCGCCCCGAGGCCGGCGGCGGGTCCGTCGACAAGCACGGCGAGCCGGTCGCCGAGGCCAAGGTCTCCACGCTCGACGTGCTGCGCGACGGGCCGTTCCTCACGCTCGTCCTGCTCAACCTGCTCGTCAGCGCCGTCTTCACCACCCCGTGGGTCGGCCTGCCGCTGACCATGGACGCCGCGGGCCTGGAACCCGACGCGTACGGCCTGGTCATCGCGGTCAACGGCGTCGTGATCGTCGGCTTCCAGCTGCTCGTCAACAAGATCACCGACAAGCGGTCGCCGGTCGTCCTGCTGACCGTCTCCGCCCTGCTGTTCGCCGTGGGCACGGGTGCGACGGCGCTGGCCGGGACGCCGCTGATGTTCGCCGCGACCGTGATCGTGTGGACCATCGGCGAGATGGTCCACGTGCCGACGAACGCCGCCGCGACGGCCCGGCTCGCCCCGGCGCACGCCCGCGGCCGCTACCAGGGCGTGATGGGCATGTCGTGGTCGATCAGCGGCTTCGTGGCGCCGATCACGGCCGGCTGGGTCGTGGGCGGCCCCGGTCCGGACGCGCTGTGGATCGGGTGCGCGGTTCTCGGCGCCGTAGCGGCGATCGGCTACGCCGTGCTGCTGCGGCGGGCCCTGACCGAGGGCGACGCGGCGCGGGCGCAGGGCGCGGCGGGTGCGGCGTCGAAGGGCTCGGCGGGTGCGGGGGGTCCCGTCCGGGAGGCGAAGGAGGCCAGCGGCGTCACCGCGTAA
- the phoU gene encoding phosphate signaling complex protein PhoU has translation MRDAYHEELDSIGEGLVEMARLVGSAIGRATTAMLDADLKLAEAVIAADQKIDDLQHGLEARAIALLARQQPVATDLRIVVTSLRMSADLERSGDLAQHVAKLARLRFPDSAVPRDLHATILEMGQLAQRLMAKAAEVIITKDVDLALQLEHDDDEMDLLHRTLFQHLMDDRWKHGIETAVDVTLLGRYYERFADHAVSVAKRVVYLVTGEHADELQHPEAPVEGA, from the coding sequence ATGCGGGACGCGTACCACGAGGAACTGGACTCGATCGGCGAGGGCCTGGTCGAGATGGCCCGGCTGGTCGGGTCGGCGATCGGGCGCGCCACGACGGCGATGCTCGACGCGGATCTGAAGCTGGCGGAGGCCGTGATCGCGGCCGACCAGAAGATCGACGACCTGCAGCACGGCCTGGAGGCCAGGGCGATAGCCCTGCTGGCCCGCCAGCAGCCGGTCGCGACGGACCTGCGGATCGTCGTGACCTCGCTGCGCATGAGCGCGGACCTGGAGCGCTCCGGCGACCTGGCCCAGCACGTGGCGAAGCTGGCGCGGCTGCGCTTCCCGGACAGCGCGGTGCCGCGGGACCTGCACGCCACGATCCTGGAGATGGGACAGCTGGCGCAGCGCCTGATGGCGAAGGCGGCGGAGGTCATCATCACCAAGGACGTCGACCTCGCGCTCCAGCTGGAGCACGACGACGACGAGATGGACCTGCTGCACCGGACGCTGTTCCAGCACCTGATGGACGACCGCTGGAAGCACGGCATCGAGACGGCGGTCGACGTCACCCTGCTGGGCCGCTACTACGAGCGCTTCGCGGACCACGCGGTGTCGGTGGCCAAGCGCGTGGTGTACCTCGTGACGGGTGAGCACGCCGACGAACTCCAGCACCCCGAGGCCCCGGTCGAGGGAGCCTGA
- a CDS encoding glycosyl hydrolase family 28-related protein, which yields MSHGVSPLTRRALLGGAAAVAAGAVTTRPAAAHPAATPAAHPRPAVDEAILWREFTTAPHTHPQIPYIGRAGYRAGARRLPRRPVVADVRAYGARPDASADAAPAINRALAEAGRRGGGTVLVPPGTYRVDGLIRIAHGGVTLKGAGSGRTTLLATRGLTDLIGPYGSRYGGTKSAWSWAGGLVWLSPAARHRSLVAAIRAQDWPFEGWTGNRRDAWHTLTTLRPAHRGDRTVTVDDPSRLAPGRLVLLRLADDPDGRHTLLRHIAGDGPGAASYDWSDKTKLTSYVPYEWPVRVTRVQGRTVTLERPLPLDLRPEWDPRLTTLATPLTGSGVEGLTLEAPDVPQAPHLLDRGFNGVTFQCAYDCWADDVTVRNVDNGFGLVAASACTLRRTTVEGRGAHHPYFCREGSHDNLVEDFTVRARTTPAPADTQLHGINVEGLSSHNVWSRGLMETGTFDTHRGMPFANVRTEITVHNDGRHGGDASAGPLYGARFTHWNVTVTNGRAGLVKLDEIAPYSATVGISEVREFGQIDVPDFTGPLHARLEAYGTPVSVRPQNLYEAQRALTR from the coding sequence ATGTCGCACGGAGTCTCACCCCTCACCCGCCGCGCCCTCCTGGGCGGCGCGGCCGCCGTGGCGGCAGGCGCAGTCACCACTCGCCCGGCAGCCGCCCACCCCGCGGCCACCCCGGCCGCCCACCCCCGGCCGGCGGTCGACGAGGCCATCCTCTGGCGCGAGTTCACCACCGCCCCCCACACCCACCCCCAGATCCCGTACATCGGCCGCGCCGGTTACCGTGCCGGCGCCCGCCGCCTGCCGCGCCGCCCCGTGGTCGCCGACGTCCGCGCGTACGGTGCCCGCCCCGACGCCTCCGCCGACGCCGCGCCCGCCATCAACCGGGCCCTGGCCGAGGCAGGACGTCGCGGCGGCGGCACCGTCCTCGTCCCGCCCGGCACGTACCGCGTCGACGGCCTGATCCGCATCGCCCACGGCGGCGTCACGCTCAAGGGCGCGGGAAGCGGGCGCACCACCCTCCTCGCCACCCGCGGCCTCACCGACCTCATCGGCCCCTACGGCTCCCGCTACGGCGGCACCAAGTCGGCCTGGTCCTGGGCCGGCGGGCTCGTCTGGCTCAGCCCCGCCGCCCGCCACCGCTCCCTCGTCGCCGCCATCCGCGCCCAGGACTGGCCCTTCGAGGGCTGGACCGGCAACCGGCGCGACGCGTGGCACACGCTCACCACCCTGCGGCCCGCCCACCGCGGCGACCGCACGGTCACCGTCGACGACCCGTCACGCCTCGCGCCCGGCCGGCTGGTCCTGCTCCGCCTCGCCGACGACCCGGACGGCCGGCACACCCTGCTCCGCCACATCGCCGGCGACGGCCCCGGCGCCGCCTCCTACGACTGGTCCGACAAGACCAAGCTGACGTCGTACGTCCCGTACGAGTGGCCCGTCCGCGTCACCCGCGTCCAGGGCCGCACGGTCACCCTGGAGCGGCCGTTGCCGCTCGACCTGCGCCCCGAGTGGGACCCGCGGCTGACCACCCTCGCGACGCCGCTCACCGGCTCCGGCGTCGAGGGCCTCACGCTCGAAGCCCCCGACGTGCCGCAGGCCCCGCACCTGCTGGACCGCGGCTTCAACGGCGTCACCTTCCAGTGCGCGTACGACTGCTGGGCCGACGACGTCACCGTACGGAACGTCGACAACGGCTTCGGGCTCGTCGCCGCGTCCGCCTGCACCCTGCGCCGTACGACCGTGGAGGGCCGCGGCGCGCACCACCCGTACTTCTGCCGCGAGGGCTCCCACGACAACCTGGTCGAGGACTTCACCGTCCGCGCCCGCACCACCCCCGCGCCGGCCGACACCCAGCTCCACGGCATCAACGTCGAGGGCCTGTCCAGCCACAACGTCTGGTCGCGCGGCCTGATGGAGACGGGCACGTTCGACACGCACCGCGGCATGCCGTTCGCGAACGTCCGTACCGAGATCACCGTCCACAACGACGGCCGCCACGGCGGCGACGCCTCGGCCGGCCCCCTCTACGGCGCCCGCTTCACCCACTGGAACGTCACGGTGACCAACGGGCGCGCCGGGCTGGTCAAACTTGACGAGATCGCCCCGTACAGTGCGACCGTGGGCATCAGCGAGGTCCGCGAGTTCGGCCAGATCGACGTCCCGGACTTCACGGGCCCCCTCCACGCACGACTGGAGGCGTACGGCACCCCCGTGTCCGTACGCCCCCAGAACCTTTACGAGGCCCAGCGCGCCCTTACGCGGTGA
- the cysS gene encoding cysteine--tRNA ligase encodes MTIRLYDTSARQIRDFTPLTPGCVSIYLCGATVQAAPHIGHIRSGLNFDIMRRWFAYRGYDVTFVRNVTDIDDKIIAKSADQGRPWWSIGYENERAFNDGYDALGCLPPTYEPRATGHVTEMVEMMRGLIERGHAYEADGNVYFDVKSHPGYLELSRQDLADLRQPSGEGETGKRDPRDFAMWKAAKPGEPSWETPWGRGRPGWHLECSAMAHKYLGAAFDIHGGGLDLVFPHHENEIAQAKAYGDDFANFWVHNAWVTMSGEKMSKSLGNSVLVSEMVKHWRPVVLRYYLGTPHYRSMIEYSEEALREADAAFSRIEGFVQRVVEKAGRVVEPAAEVPPAFAEAMDDDLGVPQALAVIHNTVRQGNSALAADDKDAAVERLAEVRAMLAVLGLDPLDPHWAGEQDRGQDLHGVVDSLVRMVLDQREAARARKDWATADAIRDQLGQSGLVIEDSPDGPRWTLGTR; translated from the coding sequence GTGACTATTCGGCTGTACGACACCAGCGCCCGGCAGATCCGCGACTTCACCCCGCTCACGCCGGGCTGCGTCTCGATCTACCTGTGTGGCGCCACCGTGCAGGCCGCCCCGCACATCGGGCACATCCGGTCCGGGCTGAACTTCGACATCATGCGCCGCTGGTTCGCGTACCGCGGCTACGACGTGACGTTCGTCCGCAACGTCACCGACATCGACGACAAGATCATCGCGAAGTCGGCCGACCAGGGCCGCCCGTGGTGGTCCATCGGGTACGAGAACGAGCGCGCGTTCAACGACGGCTACGACGCGCTGGGCTGCCTCCCGCCCACGTACGAGCCGCGCGCGACCGGCCACGTCACCGAGATGGTCGAGATGATGCGGGGCCTCATCGAGCGTGGCCACGCCTACGAGGCGGACGGCAACGTCTACTTCGACGTGAAGTCGCACCCCGGCTACCTGGAGCTGTCCCGGCAGGACCTGGCCGACCTGCGCCAGCCGTCCGGCGAGGGCGAGACCGGCAAGCGGGACCCGCGGGACTTCGCCATGTGGAAGGCCGCCAAGCCCGGCGAGCCGTCCTGGGAGACCCCGTGGGGCCGCGGCCGCCCCGGCTGGCACCTGGAGTGCTCGGCGATGGCCCACAAGTACCTGGGCGCGGCGTTCGACATCCACGGCGGCGGTCTCGACCTGGTCTTCCCGCACCACGAGAACGAGATCGCCCAGGCCAAGGCGTACGGCGACGACTTCGCCAACTTCTGGGTGCACAACGCCTGGGTGACCATGAGCGGCGAGAAGATGTCGAAGTCGCTGGGCAACAGCGTCCTCGTCTCCGAGATGGTCAAGCACTGGCGGCCCGTCGTCCTGCGCTACTACCTCGGCACCCCGCACTACCGCTCGATGATCGAGTACAGCGAGGAGGCCCTGCGCGAGGCGGACGCCGCGTTCTCGCGGATCGAGGGCTTCGTCCAGCGGGTCGTCGAGAAGGCCGGGCGGGTCGTCGAGCCGGCCGCCGAGGTGCCGCCCGCGTTCGCCGAGGCCATGGACGACGACCTGGGCGTCCCGCAGGCCCTCGCCGTCATCCACAACACGGTGCGGCAGGGCAACAGCGCCCTGGCCGCCGACGACAAGGACGCCGCCGTCGAGCGCCTGGCCGAGGTCCGCGCCATGCTCGCCGTCCTGGGCCTGGACCCGCTCGACCCGCACTGGGCGGGCGAGCAGGACCGCGGCCAGGACCTGCACGGCGTCGTCGACAGCCTGGTGCGCATGGTCCTCGACCAGCGCGAGGCGGCCCGCGCCCGCAAGGACTGGGCCACCGCCGACGCGATCCGCGACCAGCTGGGACAGTCCGGGCTCGTCATCGAGGACAGCCCCGACGGGCCCCGCTGGACGCTCGGCACCCGCTGA
- the ispD gene encoding 2-C-methyl-D-erythritol 4-phosphate cytidylyltransferase, with protein sequence MSDEARPARTAAVIPAAGRGVRLGPGAPKALRTLGGTPMLVHAVRSMSASRAVSLVVVVAPEDGVADVRAMLDEYSLPERTDVLVVPGGATRQESVRRGLDALPGTITTVLVHDAARPLVPVDTVDAVVEAVRDGAPAVVPALPLADTVKEVEPRTDTPEPVVATPERARLRAVQTPQGFDRDTLVRAHETVTGEVTDDASMVERLGVPVVAVPGHEEAFKVTRPLDLVLAEAVLARRRVNDGF encoded by the coding sequence ATGTCAGACGAAGCACGTCCTGCCCGCACCGCCGCGGTCATCCCCGCGGCCGGCCGAGGCGTACGGCTCGGCCCGGGCGCGCCCAAGGCGCTCCGCACGCTGGGCGGCACCCCCATGCTGGTCCACGCCGTGCGGTCCATGTCCGCCTCGCGTGCCGTGTCCCTGGTCGTCGTCGTGGCACCCGAGGACGGTGTCGCCGACGTACGGGCGATGCTCGACGAGTACAGCCTCCCCGAGCGGACCGACGTCCTCGTCGTCCCCGGCGGCGCCACCCGCCAGGAGTCCGTGCGCCGCGGCCTCGACGCGCTGCCCGGGACCATCACCACCGTCCTCGTCCACGACGCCGCCCGCCCGCTCGTCCCCGTCGACACCGTGGACGCGGTCGTCGAGGCCGTACGGGACGGCGCGCCCGCCGTCGTACCGGCCCTGCCGCTCGCCGACACCGTCAAGGAGGTCGAGCCGCGCACCGACACGCCCGAGCCGGTCGTCGCCACGCCCGAGCGGGCCCGGCTGCGCGCCGTACAGACGCCGCAGGGCTTCGACCGCGACACGCTCGTACGCGCCCACGAGACGGTCACCGGCGAGGTCACCGACGACGCGAGCATGGTCGAACGGCTCGGCGTCCCCGTCGTCGCCGTGCCCGGCCACGAGGAGGCGTTCAAGGTCACCCGCCCCCTGGACCTGGTCCTCGCCGAGGCGGTCCTCGCACGCCGGAGGGTCAACGATGGCTTCTGA
- a CDS encoding response regulator transcription factor: MTRVLVVEDEESFSDALSYMLRKEGFEVAVAATGPEGLDEFERNGADLVLLDLMLPGLPGTEVCRQLRSRSNVPVIMVTAKDSEIDKVVGLEIGADDYVTKPFSSRELVARIRAVLRRRGEPEEAAPAALEAGPVRMDVDRHVVTVAGGKVDLPLKEFDLLEMLLRNAGRVLTRMQLIDRVWGADYVGDTKTLDVHVKRLRAKIEPDPGAPRYLVTVRGLGYKFEP; the protein is encoded by the coding sequence GTGACCCGAGTGCTTGTCGTCGAGGACGAGGAGTCCTTCAGCGACGCCCTGTCCTACATGCTCCGCAAGGAGGGATTCGAGGTCGCCGTCGCGGCCACGGGACCCGAGGGCCTCGACGAGTTCGAGCGCAACGGCGCCGACCTCGTCCTGCTCGACCTGATGCTGCCCGGCCTGCCCGGCACGGAGGTCTGCCGCCAGCTGCGGAGCCGTTCGAACGTCCCCGTCATCATGGTCACCGCGAAGGACAGCGAGATCGACAAGGTCGTCGGGCTGGAGATAGGGGCCGACGACTACGTCACCAAGCCGTTCTCGTCCCGCGAGCTGGTCGCCCGCATCCGTGCGGTGCTCCGCCGCCGCGGCGAGCCGGAGGAGGCGGCCCCGGCTGCCCTGGAGGCCGGCCCGGTCCGCATGGACGTCGACCGGCACGTCGTCACGGTCGCGGGCGGCAAGGTGGACCTGCCGCTCAAGGAGTTCGACCTCCTGGAGATGCTGCTGCGCAACGCCGGCCGCGTCCTGACCCGCATGCAGCTCATCGACCGCGTGTGGGGCGCCGACTACGTGGGCGACACCAAGACGCTCGACGTCCACGTCAAGCGCCTCCGCGCCAAGATCGAACCCGACCCGGGCGCCCCGCGCTACCTGGTCACGGTCCGAGGCCTGGGCTACAAGTTCGAGCCGTAA
- a CDS encoding histone deacetylase, translated as MAPTWAPDPEHAPRAGAHARHPGLVWYLSYGSNTHPDRLASYLAGGRPPGAARTYPGCRDPRPPAASVALEVPGALYFATESPVWTGGRAFYDAEARGGRVLARAHLITAGQFSDVAAQEMYREPGPDGDLDLRAAVRDGRAVLGEGRYETLVCPGTLDGHPLLTFTAPWAMDAVAWNRPSAPYVRYLVRGLLDAGAWDAGTIAAYLAACPGAAGHWTATQIMELMAQVASGA; from the coding sequence ATGGCGCCGACGTGGGCCCCTGACCCGGAGCACGCTCCCCGGGCAGGGGCCCACGCGCGTCACCCCGGCCTCGTCTGGTACCTGTCGTACGGCTCCAACACCCACCCCGACCGGCTGGCGAGCTACCTCGCCGGCGGCCGCCCGCCCGGCGCGGCCCGGACGTACCCGGGCTGCCGGGACCCGCGCCCCCCGGCGGCGAGCGTCGCGCTGGAGGTGCCGGGGGCGCTGTACTTCGCGACCGAGTCGCCCGTGTGGACCGGCGGCCGGGCCTTCTACGACGCGGAGGCGCGCGGCGGGCGGGTGCTGGCGCGGGCGCATCTGATCACGGCGGGCCAGTTCTCGGACGTCGCCGCCCAGGAGATGTACCGGGAGCCCGGCCCGGACGGCGACCTCGACCTGCGCGCGGCGGTCCGGGACGGGCGCGCGGTGCTGGGCGAGGGGCGGTACGAGACGCTCGTCTGCCCGGGCACGCTGGACGGGCACCCGCTGCTCACGTTCACCGCGCCCTGGGCGATGGACGCCGTCGCGTGGAACCGCCCCTCGGCGCCGTACGTGCGGTACCTGGTCCGCGGCCTGCTGGACGCGGGCGCCTGGGACGCGGGGACCATCGCCGCCTACCTGGCGGCCTGTCCGGGCGCGGCCGGCCACTGGACGGCGACGCAGATCATGGAGCTGATGGCCCAGGTGGCCTCCGGCGCTTGA
- a CDS encoding phosphoglyceromutase, producing the protein MADAPYKLILLRHGESEWNAKNLFTGWVDVNLTEKGEKEAVRGGELLKDAGLLPDVLHTSLQKRAIRTAQLALEAADRHWIPVHRSWRLNERHYGALQGKDKAQTLAEFGEEQFMLWRRSYDTPPPVLADDNEYSQANDARYATIPPELRPRTECLKDVVVRMLPYWYDGIVPDLLAGRTVLIAAHGNSLRALVKHLDGISDADIAGLNIPTGIPLYYELDADFKPVTPGGRYLDPEAAKAAIEAVKNQGKKK; encoded by the coding sequence ATGGCCGACGCACCGTACAAGCTGATCCTCCTCCGCCACGGCGAGAGCGAGTGGAACGCGAAGAACCTGTTCACCGGCTGGGTGGACGTCAACCTCACCGAGAAGGGCGAGAAGGAGGCGGTCCGCGGCGGTGAGCTGCTCAAGGACGCCGGTCTGCTCCCCGACGTACTCCACACCTCGCTCCAGAAGCGCGCGATCCGCACCGCGCAGCTGGCGCTGGAGGCGGCCGACCGCCACTGGATCCCGGTCCACCGCTCCTGGCGGCTGAACGAGCGCCACTACGGCGCGCTGCAGGGCAAGGACAAGGCGCAGACCCTCGCCGAGTTCGGCGAGGAGCAGTTCATGCTGTGGCGCCGCTCGTACGACACGCCGCCGCCGGTCCTCGCCGACGACAACGAGTACTCGCAGGCGAACGACGCGCGCTACGCGACGATCCCGCCGGAGCTGCGTCCCCGCACCGAGTGCCTCAAGGACGTCGTCGTCCGCATGCTGCCGTACTGGTACGACGGCATCGTCCCGGACCTGCTGGCCGGCCGCACGGTCCTGATCGCCGCCCACGGCAACAGCCTCCGCGCGCTGGTCAAGCACCTGGACGGCATCTCCGACGCCGACATCGCGGGCCTGAACATCCCGACGGGCATCCCGCTGTACTACGAGCTGGACGCCGACTTCAAGCCGGTCACGCCGGGCGGCCGCTACCTCGACCCGGAGGCGGCGAAGGCGGCCATCGAGGCCGTGAAGAACCAGGGCAAGAAGAAGTAA
- a CDS encoding CarD family transcriptional regulator: MTFKVGDTVVYPHHGAALIEAIETRQIKGVDKTYLVLKVAQGDLTVRVPADNAEFVGVRDVVGQDGLDRVFEVLRAPYAEEPTNWSRRYKANLEKLASGDVIKVAEVVRDLWRRERERGLSAGEKRMLAKARQILVSELALAENTNEDKAEALLDEVLAS; encoded by the coding sequence ATGACGTTCAAGGTTGGCGACACCGTGGTCTATCCCCACCATGGGGCCGCGCTGATCGAGGCCATCGAAACTCGCCAGATCAAAGGCGTGGACAAGACCTACTTGGTGCTCAAGGTCGCCCAGGGCGACTTGACGGTACGTGTGCCGGCGGACAATGCGGAGTTCGTCGGTGTGCGCGATGTGGTCGGTCAGGACGGGCTGGACCGGGTCTTCGAGGTGCTGCGCGCGCCGTACGCCGAAGAGCCCACCAACTGGTCCCGTCGCTACAAGGCAAATCTCGAGAAGCTCGCCTCCGGCGATGTCATCAAGGTCGCGGAAGTCGTCCGTGACCTGTGGCGTCGTGAGCGCGAGCGCGGTCTCTCCGCCGGAGAGAAGCGCATGCTCGCCAAGGCGCGCCAGATCCTGGTGAGCGAACTCGCACTCGCCGAGAACACCAACGAGGACAAGGCCGAGGCCCTGCTCGACGAGGTTCTCGCATCCTGA
- a CDS encoding sensor histidine kinase, giving the protein MDVNAAVAAAAAIAGLLTGVIAMLAFRWSERDQARPTRTSLHTDAVLPPGVDTVLSVLRSSAVVLDESDSVVKASSAAYALGLVRGGKLAIEPMLHMARDTRRDGEIRQVELDLPRRGTGRGEALAVSARVAPLGSRLVLLLVEDLTEARRIEAVRRDFVANVSHELKTPVGALSLLSEAVMDAADDPEAVTRFAGRMQIEATRLTNLVQELIDLSRVQNDDPLEDAEPVRVDELVAEAIDRSRHTATTKNITMAAGGTADLHVWGHRGQLAAALGNLVENAVNYSPAHTRVGIAARRVTAPGGDLIEIAVTDQGIGIPDKDKERIFERFYRVDPARSRATGGTGLGLAIVKHVAASHGGEVTVWSTEGQGSTFTLRLPEAGAARDRDRDRTTPSSENTNEPLSAPEVLP; this is encoded by the coding sequence ATGGACGTGAACGCGGCGGTCGCCGCAGCGGCAGCGATCGCCGGTCTGCTCACCGGTGTCATCGCCATGCTGGCGTTCCGCTGGAGCGAGCGCGACCAGGCGAGGCCCACCCGGACCTCCCTGCACACCGACGCCGTGCTGCCCCCCGGCGTCGACACCGTGCTGTCCGTGCTGCGCTCCTCCGCCGTCGTTCTCGACGAAAGCGACTCCGTCGTCAAGGCCAGCTCCGCAGCGTACGCGCTGGGACTCGTCCGCGGCGGCAAACTGGCCATAGAGCCCATGCTCCACATGGCCCGCGACACCCGCCGCGACGGCGAGATACGACAGGTGGAGCTGGACCTCCCCCGCCGGGGCACCGGCCGCGGCGAGGCCCTCGCCGTGTCCGCCCGCGTGGCGCCCCTCGGCTCCCGCCTGGTGCTGCTCCTCGTCGAGGACCTGACCGAGGCCCGCCGTATCGAGGCCGTCAGGCGCGACTTCGTCGCGAACGTCAGCCACGAGCTGAAGACCCCCGTCGGCGCGCTCTCGCTCCTCTCCGAGGCGGTCATGGACGCCGCCGACGACCCCGAGGCGGTCACCCGCTTCGCCGGGCGCATGCAGATCGAGGCGACCCGGCTCACCAACCTCGTCCAGGAGCTGATCGACCTCTCCCGGGTCCAGAACGACGACCCGCTGGAGGACGCCGAGCCCGTCCGCGTCGACGAACTGGTCGCCGAGGCCATCGACCGCTCCCGGCACACGGCCACCACCAAGAACATCACCATGGCCGCCGGAGGCACCGCGGACCTGCACGTCTGGGGCCACCGCGGCCAGCTGGCCGCCGCTCTCGGCAACCTCGTCGAGAACGCCGTCAACTACTCTCCGGCCCACACCCGCGTCGGCATCGCCGCCCGCCGGGTGACCGCACCCGGCGGCGACCTGATCGAGATCGCCGTCACCGACCAGGGCATAGGCATCCCCGACAAGGACAAGGAGCGCATCTTCGAGCGCTTCTACCGCGTCGACCCGGCCCGCTCCCGCGCCACCGGCGGTACGGGACTGGGCCTGGCCATCGTCAAGCACGTGGCCGCCTCGCACGGCGGCGAGGTCACCGTGTGGAGCACCGAGGGCCAAGGCTCCACCTTCACGCTGCGGCTCCCCGAGGCGGGCGCGGCCCGCGACCGGGACCGCGACCGCACCACCCCGAGCTCCGAGAACACCAACGAACCACTCTCTGCCCCGGAGGTCCTTCCGTGA